A region of the Lepisosteus oculatus isolate fLepOcu1 chromosome 26, fLepOcu1.hap2, whole genome shotgun sequence genome:
GGTTCAAGAAGACGCATTACCGGACGGAATGGAGGTGCTTTTTAGTTTTGGTAAATGACAGTGGAAGCGAGTCAAACCCACATTCTGTTTATTGAGCAGGACCCGAGCGCATCTCTTGCCAGATCTTGACCTTCTCATAAACTGACTGTATGGAATAGTTTCCCAAGACCCCTTGCAGAGGCGGAGAGGCTGCGAACCCCGTCTGTGTGAGAAACTTGCTGGCGCTCAGGAGGATAACAAGCTTTGGCCCCATGGCTGTTTGACATGCTAAAAAAATTTGCTGATCTCGCCTGCCTGCGTTACTGTTTGGGTTTGCCTGCTCTAGCACGAGCGCCAGCCCCATCCCTCTCCCAGCAGGTGGAGCGCCGCTTTCTCACCGGCACCAAGCCTGCCATCGGCACAACAGCAGCGCATCTGTCCACTGTTGAACATCTTACCCCCCCCGGCTTGTCCCTCTGCTGACCTCTCAGAGCCTCTGCGACAATACTGGTCTCCTGGAGGGCTCATCCAGGAGCGACAGGAGCTGGGGGGGGGTTCCCTGTGAAGAGGGTCTTGGAGCTCGGCCCATCCGTGGGAGAGAGCGCGGAGCCCGAGTGCTTGTCCGCGGTCGTCTCTGGAAAAAGTGACGTTGCGGTGTTGGCAGGGCTCCTGGCCGGCCCGAGAAGGGAACAGGGAAAACAAGCAGAGGAACCTCTCTGCGTTGACTCATTTCTCCCGGCTGGGCGTGGCGCCCCCGATCCCGCTCCGATATCGCTGGCCTGCGGAGCGGCCTGGCCCGCAGCCACTGTTGTGTCCTCCCCGGCTGCAGAAGCCATTAGCCGCATGTGGGAAGGGGGGGTGTGCCGAGCCCTAATGGCCCCCCGGGGAAGCCGGCCCCCCAGTCCGCCGCTGGAGCAGCACCATTGTTCTCTCAGGAGGTGGGCTGCTGTGGGGAAGGAGCCGAGCTCGAGTGAGGTGTCGAAGCGCCGGGGGTGCGGAGCGAGGCTTCGGGTTGGAATGCAGAGGTCAAAGGTCGGGCACAGCCGCACCTTTCTGTCCAATCCACAGCAATCCTGCGGTGTGTCCAGCACACTTCTTTCAGACAGTTGACTGGTTATTAATTTGTAGAAGTACATTTTGTCAGCAGGTGCCTCCTTAATAACTTGTAGTAGGTCTGTTTCTGCGTGGCTCCTTATCGCGCTGTTGATAGTCATgacccggcgtcctggccaaatttcccattggcccttaaaatcatggcctcctagtaatccccatctatggatACCCAGCActcatttaaatagaatgcacATTTAAgtagaatgcaaaaaaaaaagacaaacattgcacattatactattacaaaaaataaaaacattgcgGATCATTCGATTGCACGTGGACGgtataacacataacaacatgtaacatttataacacatcacaaaacatgTTGAACTTGagtgggttgtaagagtcaaaattgagtttatccttgacatttgCGTTCACAGCTTTAATGGAGAGTGGAACACAGGAATGGTTGTACCTGCttgacttacatttgggaaccctaaaatGTTTCCCAGGAGGAAGAAGTTGAGATTCAGAGTTGAGGATGTGGGAAGGATCTGAAATActttttcctgcctgtttgattaGGGATTTTTCaaagtgagcgttctggcgcactatggctgccgttgcatcatgcagctgcacactggtggaggtggaggggatccccattacctgtaaagcgctttcagtggagtgtccagaaaagcactatataagtgtaaggaattatgatgatgatgatgatgatgatgacggcCCTTCTCTCAGAGTGCATCTTGGGCTTACAGCGGGCTCGGTGTCGCCCCCTGGTGCCGTGGAGTGAAAATGATCTGTGCCAGTGCTCTGGCTCGGACCCAGCCGGCACGGGTCCCGTTTCCACACGGATTTGTGGAGCAGCAGAAAGGATTTAGCAAGAACAAGTGCGTGTCCCTCTTGCTTTCCTCTGGCACGGCGGGGGGGGCTGGGTGCTGTGTGCGAGAGGAGAGTGAGAAGAAAGAAAGTGagatcacaaaaatcacactcCAGGCGTTTTGCCACACTGCAAGGCTTCAGTCTCTCTCATTTGCAAAATGATGTAAGTAGGAAAATTATctgcttttcccttttcttcTCTGTCACTAGATGCTTACCTTGAACTTGTGCTTTAACAGTCAAGTTAACCAGTTGTGATTTTTGTTGTGCAGGAAAAGGCGTTCAAGCCTGGCTGGTCATTGTGTGTCCTGAGGTGCCTGAGCTCAGCTCACCAAGCCCCACTGTAAACAGCTTTGTTAACCATGTTCAGCTTTTACAGCAGTGCTGTTCCTGAAGAAAGCTGGAAGAGtcgtcatttcttttttttctgttcaggaCCCAGAGCGCAGAGAAGTTTTGCCTGTTGCTGGTTGTGAAGTTTTGCCCCTCGGGCAGGGCAAGACAGCACCAAACAATGCACACGCGCTCCGAGCAATACAGTAGGGCCTGTATATGCTCAGCACTGTTAGAACTTGAATCAAGACTGTGTTTGCAGTACAGGACAACCCTAAGTGCCACCCGGGAGAAATGACAAGGGCACGACCTTTTACACCAGGAGGAGGGAGAAAATGTCTGACCGCCTCTTAGAGGAGTGCAAGAAGCCTGATCATGGTTTATTAAAGTCCTGAAGGTGCCAAGCAACAACTTTTCTTTCTATCGTTCTGTCTTTTATGAAGAGCTCAGGAGCAGTCTGCTGACTGTGGATGAGTGTGAAGTTTGCCCACCTGTTATCTCTCTAGGCAAGCAAGCCctgggagaaggaggaggaggaggaggagagggttAGGACTGGTTGAGTATAGTGAGTGAGCTGATCGATTGGAGAGAtttctctctctcgccctctgcCCTGCGTGCGGGGAGGGTGGTGTTCAGCTGGCAGTCATGTGACCGAGCCCGGTGTGTTTGCCCTGCGCCAACGGTCGCAGGTGCTGCTGTGTGCTCAGACACTCTCAACTCTCTCTCGCGTGTGTGCTGGGGGCGCCTACTCCTTCGAGGCCTAATTAACTGACAGTGGAGTGAGTGAGGAATCTGTCAGCTTAGTGAGGAAGGGGAAGGAACTGGGCCTCCCTGAAGACCAGTTATCACCCCTCTGCCACCCTGGAGCCGGACAGGCCGGGGGGGAAGCAGGTGGCATGTTGACGCCAGCCAGCAGCACCCGCTTCAGGACTTCAGGAAGGCACAGGACTAACCGTTAAAAGGGACATGACTTAAAGAAGGGCCAAACGTTTAATTTGTTTGCGAGGCATTTCGCAGCTTTtcagtaatataaaaaaataccatCAAAAAAAGCAATTGCACCATTTCCTGTGTTAAAACAGGCCATTGCTGCACACGGGAGCAGGCGAGGGAGGGAGAGTTACTGGTGCCCGAGAGGGACAAGCACAGCTGCAGCAGTCGCTCTCCCGGTCGATCAAGGGTTAAGTCTCCAGCTGCTGAGCCAGCTTGTTTCTTCAATTATGAGTCTCTTGTCCCTAGGGGGCGCCCTCTCCCCCCCCTTTCCTGGGAGCCAGAGAGTCCCATgtcaataacaacaacaacagcagctccagctgcacTGTATAACCCAGGGCGTTCGATCCCTCCTCCAATTCCCCGCTCCTCGCTGAGCTGAGAGCCCCAGACTCCAGCTTGCTGCTGTGCGCAGGGAGACAGCGACACCCGTCCGGCATGGATCTTAGTGGGTTCCGCGATCTGATGCGCAGAACGCAAACTACCATCCTAGAAAATGGATTAATTGCAGCTAGAAGCTTGGAAGATGATGAGGTCGGCTCTGGTTTTCCGGGGGGCTGGTGGGGTAGGGCAGGGAGAGTTTTCCAGTGTCTTTGCAGAGGTTTGCTGTGTTATGGACTGAGGGGGATGTCTCTGTGGCCCTGGCACAGAGTACCAGCCTCACCTGTGCCCCTTGTCTGGGCGCTTGTCCTGCACAGTGTGGGGTGGCTGACAGATATTTGCTGCGCGTCCACACAGGTTCTGAACAGGATGCTCTGACAATACAGGGACGTTTGTGAACTCTACACACTGTGCAATAAATAACTGCAACATGCTTTTTTCTAGTTCCATACTTTTTTTTGATATAGCGGAcctcctttttttgttttgtggtttCACCCCTACAGATGTATCGATTTTTTTTAACCTCCTGCTGCTCTGTCCCTCCGTGCAGGCGGTGGGGAGTGACGGTGTGCGGGTCATGATGGAGAGCGCTCTGACCGCACGGGACCGCGTGGGCGTCCAGGACTTCGTCCTCCTGGAGAACTACACCAGCGAGGCGGCCTTCATCGAGAACCTGCGCAAGAGATTCAAGGAGAACCTCATCTATGTAAGGCAACCTGCGTGTCAACACCAAGCACAAACTCGAGACggcacaaacacagcagaaGGAAGCTTGTGCCTAGCACACAAGCTCAACCCAAATGTTGATGCATACTACAAGTGTAGAAGTCATAGAGCAAAATATCTGACTAGATTTTTGAGTCACTGCTGTGCATGTCAATCATTCTGATCTAATTACCGCACTGTATTTTCACAGACGTACATCGGGTCGGTTCTGGTGTCGGTGAACCCGTACAAGGACCTGGAGATCTACACCAAGCAGCACATGGAGAGATACCGAGGGGTCAACTTCTATGAAGTCTCGCCTCACATGTGAGTGTCCACCCCATTCCCCAGCTCGGGCGAGATATCGGAGATGCAGCACTTGCACTGTGATGTCAGTCTAGCTGAGCGCTGTCGGCTGAAACACGGCATCGCAGATGGAGAACATTGTGCGTCTGTGGGAGTGCAAGCAGGGCATTGCAGAGCCACTCGTAAAGGTTAATTCCGCGCTGACAAGAAGAAATAACATTCCAGCTGTTGAACCTCTTTCAGGTGGCATTgtgaacattgtttcttttgctACTCTTCAATGGGGGGGATTCATCTGTACATGTACCTGTTGTGCCCCCGGAGTTCAGCGGGCAGCAGTGCTGGGCTGGGACACTGTCTCGGGGGGGCGGGTAGCAGGAGGGACTTCTCAGGCACGGCAGGCAGAGGGCGAGAGAGGCTCCTGGCCAGGCTGACTCCTTCCTGCCCACTGTGCCGCACCTCTCTGCCGTGTTTGTCTGCTGTTTGAACGGTTGCTAGGAGACCAAGATTCCCTGCGAACAAGGAGCGCATTATGCTGCGATGAGCGAGAAATCCTGAGCAGTTTCCTCTCGCTGTCCCCCATGTTTTCTGTCAAAAAGAGCCATGTGCTTAGGCTGAGGATTGTGGGGGGGTTCAGGGAGGGAGAGTCTCTATAAATTTCACCATGCAAGAATATCTTGTGGTCTTGGGAGATGCATCTGACCCACCTTCTGGCAGCAATCGGTGTGACACAGCCACCTGGGTACCAGGCTGGATATACGTTGGGGGTCCCTGCATATTCGCTGTGTGATCTGTGCACCAGTGGAGGGCCAATGCGAGCAGTATGTCATTCAGCGCTTTGCACACTGGGGCTGACAGACAGCGCTGCAAGCACAAAGTGCCCAGCAGGGGTGCTGTTTaagttaagatcactttattagccctatacaagtTCTTGCATTgggattttgtcttttcacataccccagcttgctctccatgagacaaacagatagggagagagaagcttggggtcagagcgcagggtcagccatttatacctggggttaagggccttgctcgggggcccaacagagtaggattcctctgccggctgcaggatttgaaccagcagccttccagccacaggcgtagatccttagtcacagagccaccgctctggcccagtggctctgtggctatggACCTGTGCCTGTGGTGGAAGGTGGAAGATCTGGAAGATCAAGGTTCGGTGGAAGATCGGGTTACCCTGCCAGACCCAGCTGCCGGTACCGCCGCAACCCTCGGCTTTCTCCACACAGCTACGCCGTGTCCGACAACGCGTACCGCGCCATGCGGACGGAGCGCCGGGACCAGTGCATCCTGATCTCGGGCGAGAGCGGGGCAGGCAAGACGGAGGCGTCCAAGAAGATCCTGCAGTACTACGCGCTCACCTGCCCCGCCAGCGAcaaggtggagatggtgaaggACAGGCTGCTGCAGTCCAACCCCGTCCTGGAGGTGAGTGACCCCCGACTGGCCTTGAGTCTCCCAGAGGTGGTTCCGGTGCAGACTTTGCTCCTGCAGAGCCTGCAACTTGGGTTAAAGATGTACCAAGTGGCAAAGAAAGCTGACCGTCCACTCAGACTTCCTTcacagagtatttttttttactattctgCCAAAAAGAACAAAGGAATCGTTTAAAcgtaaaaatatataataaccaCCTGCAGATTTGCTTCTGGCCTCTCAGCTGTTTGGTCTCGGCTTGGTCATCAGCCTGCCTGGTGTGGTTTGGGGTGTCTGTCCTGCTTGTCTACTGTCTGCTTCCTGTGTGTTTTTGGCTCCAGTAAAACTGAAAAGGAAACAGCTGGTTCTCCAGGTGGTTAATGTGCTTCGGTTTTGGGAAGCTCACATATGAGGCCCAGATATACTAACCAGGCAGATCATTCAAAGTGAGATAAATAGGCACCATTCATGGAGAGAGATGCGTGTTTAACATTTTGCTAAATGtctcctctctttttttttacaggcatTTGGAAATGCCAAAACCCTTCGGAATGACAACTCCAGCAGATTTGGAAAATATATGGATATTCAGTTTGATTTCAAGGTACCTCTTTCTCTCCCCTCCCGTTCCCCTTCTCCCCGCTGGATGACGCCGCCCTCGCCTACacgtctgtctgtgtgtttccccGCAGGGGGCTCCGGTGGGGGGGCACATCCTGAACTACCTGCTGGAGAAGTCCCGGGTGGTCCACCAGAATCATGGCGAGCGGAACTTCCACATCTTCTACCAGCTGATCGAGGGGGGGGAGGAGGACCTGCTGCGCCGGCTGGGCCTGGAGAGGAACGCCCAGCAGTACCAGTACCTGGTCAAGGTGAGGCTCGGCCTGGCCACCTCCTTCAGAACCCAGCAAGCCAGCCCCTTGGCCATTAGGTCACAGTGCGGGTCTTCTCTTTGACCAGCTGTGAGACATAATCAAGCTGGATGGGCCACATGGCCCCCTCTCGTCTGTGTTATCTTCTTGTATTCCACCTGGAGTTTCCTGGACTGagctcttacagtatgtgcagtccTAATGGTGGGTTTGCCTCAGAAATGCCTAGTAACTGGCAGTAAACAAGCCGCCCAGTATCCCATTGATCTCAACAGAGTTGTTGTGAAGGCTGTAGATATTTAGCGTGCCCACGTTTTAACTTGTATCCAAAGCCTCATGTCTGTTTTTAAGAGGCCTactttgaaataataaaagacATTATGCCGTACTTATTCATTTTGGTTGAAACTCTTATTGGAAAACAATCGGAATCGATATGTGTTGATAGAAGATATCACCCATTCTGTAACCAGCCTAATCTTTGCTGATCTCTAATCTGGGACTTTTCCCAGCTCCCATATGAACCCAAACTCCAACCCTAGAGACATAAAAGGCTGCCCTGTACAGAAGAGGGGTTTGCTACTAAACGGGACCGAGTATGAATTTTTATATCTTCCTGTTCAACTTGGTCAGTCGGTGCGAGTTCCAGCCGGGTCTCTCATTGGTCTACTCCGGCAGTATTTCCAGCCCTGAGGCGATGGGACTGCTCTCCTGGGGCCTGAAGCTTATGGCTCACTTCACTGATAAGGCCTGCAATCACCTGCAGACATGTACAATGGAGGCTTGGAATTCCAAGACCTGACATCATAGCAACAGCTGAAGATTTCACTCAGGAATTCAACAGAATTTAAAGTTTTTTCACCTTTCTTACATGCGTGAaagaaagtttatttaaaacaatggaGATATTGAAGAGCTGGACCCTGCGACTCTTCCTGTCGGTTGTACCCCCAGAGAGAGTGGAGACATGCCCTTTTGGAAAGATATCGTGGCACGTGTAGTGCCTTTACATTTTGCACGGGAGTTTGTCTTTTTGTACTTTGGCACAGTTGGTGTACCTGTCTGTGCCTTCCCATGATTCCAGGGTGGTTTCTTGTGTCCTTGCGCTGCTCAGCTGCATGAGGCCCACCTGAGGCTGGTTAGGTGTCCATCAGTTTGTCCTTTCCCAGGGGGCCTGTGCTGTTCTCTAAGGCTCTGTGAGCGGGCGGCTCTTCCCGAGCTCCAGTGCAGTGCGGGCTGGGCTGCACCCCCTCTCTGCCCAgagcagaaattcagaaacGGACTAAACCCACCATTTTCCAGGCCAGCGTCTCACTTCGCAGCCGGATTCACCCTGGTTTCTCCTGACTTCAAGACCGACATGTAGGGAGTTTTTACTTTAAACAATAGAGGCTTGTTATGGGAACGTCTCACAGAAGGAGAGGAGGCAGTAGTCTTGATGTGAAGAAGGTACCTTATgctttgaattaaattaaaataaagataaatggTCACAGAGTTCATTCAGGTTTTAATAGGTTCATTGAACTGTTCCGCCTCAAAATTCTACAACTTTGTCcctcaattttattttacattttatttttatttcacttaataAGGTGACAGAACTAGTAATTAAATAAGAGTTATGTTATGCTTTCGCTGCTAGCCTACTGTGATTCATCTCCATGAGCTCCGAGAAGAGGGATAAAGATTAAAGCCCACTGACCTTTGCTACTGTGGCATCGTGTTTCGCAGGGAAACTGTCCCAAGGTGAGCTCCATCAACGACAAGAACGACTGGAAGCTGGTGCGCAAGGCCCTGTCCGTCATCGGCTTCGGTGAAGACGAGGTGGAGGTGAGAGTGCCCGTTTGTCACGGCTCATCTCCTGGAGACGCACTGTGCTCTCCGCTCACTGGCCTTGCCGATCGGAGTGTTTCACGCTATGGACCTGGTGCAAGCATAAGAAGGGGGGGCGTGTCTTACAGCGTTGTTCCTAAATGTGGTTTAGTACTACACATATGAATGTTACAAATCTGGTACTGTGCGAGGTGTAGGTTTGAACTCTCTTTGAAAGTTTTGCTGCTGCTTCAAAGGCTTTGCAGGTGGAAAGCCACAGGCTGCACGCAAAGCAGAGAATTCAGCGTGACGTTTCTAGACCCAGATCCCTGCCTGCTGTGCCACTGCGTCTCTGTATGAGATCAGTGCAGACCCATGCAGTAAGGGTATACAAGGCAGACAGGCAGCCTGGCAAGTGATCTGTCTGTGGTAACGTGTAATTTATTAATAGGCTCTAGGCCAACTGTGGGTATGTCTCTATCTAGTCTGTTCGAAGAGAAGAACATGAGAATGGAGGAATACGGGGTTCAAGCAGTGGATTATTACATGTAGCTTGAAAGCATGAAAGTGAGCAGCTTTAGCAGACTGATTTGGGTCATTCTTTCAATCCGCAGTATGGTGCTCTGAATGACATCTGTAGGATCAGATCAGTGGTGGAGTAGCTGGATTGTAAGGGACAGGCAGCGAAGTTGGAATGTCGCGTGCATGTAGGAGCCCTACCTCACTGAGCCCCTCTTCCACAGGAGCTGCTCAACATCATCGCCAGCGTGCTGCACCTGGGCAACGTGCAGTTCGGAGGGGAGGAGGGCGGCAATGCCTTCATCACCACAGAAACACCTTTCCGATACCTGGCCAGGGTACGTATCTGAgggaccaccactgcgtcagtaATGAGCAGTATTGCCAAGTGTAAAACAACACTGAGCAAGTGAAAGTCTTGAGTGTTCTCTCTTTAATCTCGCATCCTTTAAGGCAAGGGCAGCAGTAAGATGTTTGCTGGTTGGTATGAGCTGTGCGCCAGGCGTTTCATCCAGTTGTTCCAGAAAATGTCGGCAGTGCTTTTGCATATAAGAATGTTTTGCTCACTTAGACATGACTGATCACGACTGAGCCAGGGTTACTCTGTCGCAAAGCCCCTTTCCCAGTGTCTGGTGTCTGACctgtcccccccctcccccccccctgcaGCTGCTGGGAGTGGAGGGCTGTGCTCTGAAGGAGGCTCTGACCCACAAGAAGATCACTGCCAAAGGGGAGGAGGTAGGCTTGCAGACTTCAAAGCTGAGTCTCGTCTTCCTGTTGGGGTTTTGGGTTATAAACTCAGAGGTTTCCCCAGTTCGTCGGCTTAGAGTGACCCGTTCTGCCATCTGTTAGTGATTGAGAGTTCTTGTTGTCTGTATTTGAATCGAGCCCATTGTGAATGTCTCCAGTGAGAATTAAAATTGTAGAACAAGGTTCTGTTCTTTGTAAAACCTCCATTTAAATGTCCCTTTAATTTTCCATGGAGGTTTCCCTGCTGACCTACAGCGTGACTCAAACCGGATATTTTCTCTTGTgaccctctctctgtgcagctgaTGAGCCCTCTGAATCTGGAGCAGGCTGCTTATGCGCGGGACGCCCTGTCCAAGGCTATCTATGGCAGGACCTTCTCCTGGCTGGTCAATAAGATCAACGAGTCCCTGGCCTACAAGGTAAACCCACCCATCCCAATCCCTCCTGGCCACACGACAACAGGGGGACTCCGTGCCCTTACGGCAGGCCCTGTGTGGCTCCCCTGAACGTGACTGGAGACAGGCCATCCCTTCCCACGGTGCTAAGTAGTCTGAGGATCTCGATCACCTACTTCTTGAAGGATCTCCTGGAAGCAACCTCAACAGCGATGCTTTGTGTAAAGGAACACCTTCTGATTTCGGTCCTACGTGCACACGGTCTTCAGATAGAAAATGCAGGGAGGTAATTAATAGAACACTGGCAGGGGCAGATGTCAGCTCCTTGCCTACAGCTCAACAACTTGTCACGGAAAGAAGGGGGCCAGTTTTCTGCTGTCCACTTGCTGTCTCCTGTATTTCAGGAGTAGTACATGTTGCCCATAGTTTCGGACAGAACTGCGTTTGTGCGACACGGCAGCAGGCACCCATGATAGGGAGTATATCGGCACCTATCTGCAGTAAGAGCTACAGGGGGTTCAGCGGTTACTGTGATACCATATATACATTCCTTTTGATTTCCCTTGATTGAGTTTGATCCGATATTCATAGGTTGATTCGCTCTCTGAGTAAGAATTTGTTTCTTATACGATGCAGTACAGTCATGTCTGTTTCACATGTCTCAGTGGTAGGGTCTGGCTTGTGTAGGACTGACTATGTTCTTCCCTCTTGCTCTGTCTTTTCTCGGCAGGACCCAGTGTACCCAGGCAGTAAGAGCGCGGCTGTCATTGGGCTTTTGGATATTTACGGGTTTGAAGTCTTCCAGAACAACAGGTAACAGCTCCTTGCCTGTTCTAGAGACACCGGCTCCTTCTGCTTTGCGGGTTTGTGGTTCAAGGTGCTGCTTCAGACACGTACACAGTTTACAATGAAGAAAAGAAAGGTCTGAGCCGTTAATGATTGGCTAGTAGAGTTATCGATTATGAAACTCAAAACACCAGATGAATAAGCTTTACACAGCGGATATAGAACAGCTTCTGCCGATTAAGAAATGTCTTGTGTGCGGTTAAACCATTTCAGGGTTAGGTAATAATGGGCATTGAGCTGCTTAATGCTAACAATTAGTCATATTTAATCCTTTGATTCACACTTCCTAGTGAGTGTACTGTGGCACACGTGCTTGGCTTTGTTTCACCTTGTTTGGCACATTGACAATGGTTTCTCAGGGTCTGTAACGGGCACTACCCTGTCTGTGCTGTACCTCGCCTTCACTGTGCTCGGCTACAGATTAGCCGGCTCTGACTGTGGTAGGAAGGATGTGACCGTCCTTTGCACCTGAGCGCAGGCCCAGGTGACGTGCTGTGTGTCCCCGCAGCTTCGAGCAGTTCTGCATCAACTACTGCAACGAGAAGCTGCAGCAGCTCTTCATCGAGCTGACGCTGAAGTCGGAGCAGGAGGAGTACGAGTCTGAGGGCATCACGGTAATCCTGCCACCAGCCGGCCTCTCCCCTAATCCCCCCCTCCCCAGATCCCAGCCGTTTCCTCTGCAGCGCAAACTCATTCTGCTGTCCGGCGGTCAGGGAGGGCAGATCTGCTGTTTCTGGGCGACTGGAAACTGAACAGTGCTAACAGACCAGCTGGGACAGGAGCTTACATTTCCATAAAACATCTTGTTTGTTATGTTTGTGGCATCATCCTATAAGGAGTTATAGCTATGGGGATTTTCAGAATTTATTGTAATTTTCAACATTTGAAGTGATGCTTTTACCATAAGCACTGCTGCTACTCGGAATGGTGTTCGAGAAGAGGCTGGTATTTGTGTGTCCTGTGGTTCCAGTGATTGacactgctgtgtgtgttgcagTGGGAGCCTGTGCAGTACTTCAACAACAAGATCATTTGTGACTTAGTGGAGGAGAAGTTTAAAGGCATCATCTCTGTGCTGGTGAGTCTGCAGgcctcccctccacctcctgtGCCTTTCTGGGGCTCCACACCTCAGTCGCTGTTCCTCTAGCTGTAAAGACAAATGTCAAACGTCACAGGAAGGCCTTGGGAAGAGAAAGAAAGACCAGGATCAGGAGTGGTAGTTAAAATCCCTAGACCCCCTTTATTTACAGAGCCTAGAGTTTGGTTGGGATTTATATGAAACTTCGGGTTTCTGCTATAGATTCCCATTTTCTGCTACCCAAAATAACTATCCTAAAAGCCCAAGCGAAGTATTTTATAACCCGGTGCTCCTGACCTTCAGTTTTCATGGGAAAGACTCAGTCACATAATTGTATTGCTAATTGTCACCTAAATGGAGCTGTGAAGCACCAGCCTGCTGTATTGGTGCAGTTACTGATGTTCCTCCttgcctctctccctcacaccccTCAGGATGAAGAGTGCCTGCGCCCCGGCGACGCGAGTGACATCACTTTCCTCGAGAAGCTGGAGGATACGCTGGGAGGACACGCCCACTTCGTCACGTGAGTCCAGCCCCCAGGAGACCTCAGCCAATAAGGAGGCTTCCGCCTTTTCTGTAGGAAACCCACAGTGACCGTGTCTTGGTCCTCGTCTCACTCAACAGGACAGCGTGCCCACTCCGTTTACTGCTGAGTATCTTTCATTCCTTCACGTCCCATGCGGATAATTGCTCCCAGCATGTTGGAGATCAGAAAAATTCAAAAGGTTCTGTTTGCTCCGCTCCagctgagcaggaagctgaaagATTAGTCTGTAGTAGTTAAGAGCAAGCAAGACATCCTGTCAGCGCTGAGTCACTGAAGGCCCTCACGCCCCTGAGTGCCTGGGTCCGTGATCCCCTGTTTGGTGTCCAGTGTGGTGACGCGAGACGCCTGCCTGTTTCAGACACAAGCTGGCTGATGGGAAGACGCGCAAGGTGATGGGCCGTGAGGAGTTCCGCCTGCTGCACTACGCTGGGGAGGTGAACTACAACGTCAATGGTGAGGGGGGGGGGCGAGTGGCTGGGCTGGGGGTCTTTTCGGAGGATTTGGAATATTCTACTCGCTGCTGTTTGACCAAACCAAACCAGCCCAAATCGTTCATTTTCATGTGCTGTGTTTCTGTCTCCGCGGTGGGTGGAGCAGTTCAGACTCAAGCACGGCAGTCCTGGCAGAGCTGCTTGTTGAGATGTGATTGTCTTGTCTGTTTTCCAGGGTTCCTGGACAAGAACAATGATCTACTCTTCAGGAGCCTCAAGGAGGTGAGTCCGGTGTCTGCCGAAAACAGGAAGCCAAGGTCTGTCGTGTTTGTTTGTGTAACGAGATC
Encoded here:
- the myo1cb gene encoding myosin Ic, paralog b isoform X3, whose product is MQKAVGSDGVRVMMESALTARDRVGVQDFVLLENYTSEAAFIENLRKRFKENLIYTYIGSVLVSVNPYKDLEIYTKQHMERYRGVNFYEVSPHIYAVSDNAYRAMRTERRDQCILISGESGAGKTEASKKILQYYALTCPASDKVEMVKDRLLQSNPVLEAFGNAKTLRNDNSSRFGKYMDIQFDFKGAPVGGHILNYLLEKSRVVHQNHGERNFHIFYQLIEGGEEDLLRRLGLERNAQQYQYLVKGNCPKVSSINDKNDWKLVRKALSVIGFGEDEVEELLNIIASVLHLGNVQFGGEEGGNAFITTETPFRYLARLLGVEGCALKEALTHKKITAKGEELMSPLNLEQAAYARDALSKAIYGRTFSWLVNKINESLAYKDPVYPGSKSAAVIGLLDIYGFEVFQNNSFEQFCINYCNEKLQQLFIELTLKSEQEEYESEGITWEPVQYFNNKIICDLVEEKFKGIISVLDEECLRPGDASDITFLEKLEDTLGGHAHFVTHKLADGKTRKVMGREEFRLLHYAGEVNYNVNGFLDKNNDLLFRSLKEVMCQSENSIITRCFDREELSDKKRPETAATQFKNSLTKLMEILMSKEPSYIRCIKPNDAKQAGRFDEVLIRHQVKYLGLMENLRVRRAGFAYRRKYEVFLQRYKSLCPETWPNWNGKLADGVATLVKHLGYKPEEYKLGRSKIFIRFPKTLFATEDALEARKHGLATKLQASWRGYQQKTKYRKLRQSAILIQAWWRGVLARRRAARRRWAADTIRRFIKGFIYRHEPRCPENDYFLDYVRYSFLMSLRRSLPKTVLDKSWPTPPPALAEASEHLRKMCMQNMVWSYCKRINPEWKNQLEQKVVASEIFKDKKDNYPQSVPKLFVSSRLSSEEINPKALQALGNEKMKYGVPVTKYDRKGYKARARQLLLTQSCAFIVEEARVKQRIDYSLLKGISVSSLSDGLFVLHVPCEDNKQKGDVVLQSDHVVETLTKVAMSADKVNNININQGSIKFTVGQGKEGIIDFTSGSELLIAKAKNGHLSVTAPRLNSR
- the myo1cb gene encoding myosin Ic, paralog b isoform X2, translated to MKYRAMAVGSDGVRVMMESALTARDRVGVQDFVLLENYTSEAAFIENLRKRFKENLIYTYIGSVLVSVNPYKDLEIYTKQHMERYRGVNFYEVSPHIYAVSDNAYRAMRTERRDQCILISGESGAGKTEASKKILQYYALTCPASDKVEMVKDRLLQSNPVLEAFGNAKTLRNDNSSRFGKYMDIQFDFKGAPVGGHILNYLLEKSRVVHQNHGERNFHIFYQLIEGGEEDLLRRLGLERNAQQYQYLVKGNCPKVSSINDKNDWKLVRKALSVIGFGEDEVEELLNIIASVLHLGNVQFGGEEGGNAFITTETPFRYLARLLGVEGCALKEALTHKKITAKGEELMSPLNLEQAAYARDALSKAIYGRTFSWLVNKINESLAYKDPVYPGSKSAAVIGLLDIYGFEVFQNNSFEQFCINYCNEKLQQLFIELTLKSEQEEYESEGITWEPVQYFNNKIICDLVEEKFKGIISVLDEECLRPGDASDITFLEKLEDTLGGHAHFVTHKLADGKTRKVMGREEFRLLHYAGEVNYNVNGFLDKNNDLLFRSLKEVMCQSENSIITRCFDREELSDKKRPETAATQFKNSLTKLMEILMSKEPSYIRCIKPNDAKQAGRFDEVLIRHQVKYLGLMENLRVRRAGFAYRRKYEVFLQRYKSLCPETWPNWNGKLADGVATLVKHLGYKPEEYKLGRSKIFIRFPKTLFATEDALEARKHGLATKLQASWRGYQQKTKYRKLRQSAILIQAWWRGVLARRRAARRRWAADTIRRFIKGFIYRHEPRCPENDYFLDYVRYSFLMSLRRSLPKTVLDKSWPTPPPALAEASEHLRKMCMQNMVWSYCKRINPEWKNQLEQKVVASEIFKDKKDNYPQSVPKLFVSSRLSSEEINPKALQALGNEKMKYGVPVTKYDRKGYKARARQLLLTQSCAFIVEEARVKQRIDYSLLKGISVSSLSDGLFVLHVPCEDNKQKGDVVLQSDHVVETLTKVAMSADKVNNININQGSIKFTVGQGKEGIIDFTSGSELLIAKAKNGHLSVTAPRLNSR